A stretch of the Bdellovibrio sp. 22V genome encodes the following:
- the rmuC gene encoding DNA recombination protein RmuC, producing the protein MTLGTVIAFIAGALISGVVVYFKNKAQSAAEKASLQADVQALQMKNDLLSQSIQEQKSLMTEARKQQEELANRMNVQFEVVAQKIFEEKSAKFTDQNHKNIASVLEPLKERIKDFEKKVEETYSTERSERGVLRGELTKLMELNKVMSAETQNLTKALKGEVKTQGNWGELILENILERSGLRKGDEYIIQGTDMDLRGDDGQILRPDVIVNLPDEKHLIVDSKMTLIAYEQYSSAETSEDQERAAKLHVESLKKHIDGLSEKKYHAADKLISPDFVILFMPLEPAFALAFKLKPELFQYAWERNVAIVSPTTLLATLRTVAALWKQDRQEKNALEIAKRGGLLYEKFAGLLKDLQNLGEKLGAAQKAHEDVLKKVSEGRGNLIDQVEDLKRLGAKTEKSLPQLENA; encoded by the coding sequence ATGACTCTCGGAACCGTTATAGCTTTTATTGCAGGCGCACTTATTTCAGGTGTTGTGGTTTATTTTAAAAATAAAGCCCAATCCGCCGCGGAAAAAGCCTCTTTGCAGGCCGACGTTCAAGCACTGCAAATGAAAAACGACCTCCTCTCACAAAGCATCCAAGAGCAAAAATCTTTAATGACCGAAGCCCGCAAACAACAAGAAGAGCTGGCAAACCGCATGAACGTGCAGTTTGAAGTGGTCGCGCAAAAAATCTTCGAAGAAAAATCCGCGAAATTCACAGATCAGAATCATAAAAACATCGCTTCGGTTCTTGAACCTCTTAAAGAACGTATCAAGGATTTCGAAAAGAAAGTGGAAGAAACTTACTCAACCGAGCGTTCCGAGCGCGGCGTTCTTCGCGGCGAGCTGACGAAGTTGATGGAGCTGAACAAAGTCATGTCGGCGGAAACTCAGAACCTCACCAAAGCTCTTAAAGGTGAAGTGAAGACACAAGGAAACTGGGGCGAGTTGATTCTTGAAAATATTTTGGAGCGCTCTGGTCTGCGCAAAGGCGATGAATATATTATTCAGGGAACGGATATGGATTTGCGCGGTGATGACGGCCAGATTCTTCGTCCTGACGTGATTGTGAATCTTCCCGACGAAAAACATCTGATCGTCGACTCCAAGATGACCTTGATCGCTTACGAACAATACTCGTCAGCGGAAACTTCTGAAGATCAAGAGCGCGCGGCTAAACTGCATGTCGAATCTTTGAAAAAGCACATCGACGGACTTTCAGAGAAAAAATATCACGCCGCGGACAAGCTGATCTCGCCTGATTTTGTGATCCTCTTTATGCCGTTGGAACCTGCGTTCGCCTTGGCGTTTAAATTGAAACCAGAGCTTTTCCAATACGCGTGGGAAAGAAACGTTGCGATCGTAAGTCCAACGACACTTTTAGCAACTCTTCGCACGGTGGCGGCTTTATGGAAACAAGATCGCCAAGAGAAAAACGCTTTGGAAATCGCGAAACGCGGAGGTCTTCTTTACGAAAAATTCGCCGGCCTTCTTAAAGATCTGCAAAACCTTGGGGAAAAATTGGGGGCCGCGCAAAAAGCACACGAGGACGTTCTTAAGAAAGTCTCCGAGGGCCGCGGCAACCTTATTGACCAGGTCGAAGACCTCAAACGCTTAGGCGCCAAAACCGAGAAATCATTACCCCAACTTGAGAATGCCTAA
- the menA gene encoding 1,4-dihydroxy-2-naphthoate octaprenyltransferase yields MTSATQIKSILLAFRPKTLTAALVPCVAGTALVKAIGLSWDGWVLFYALMASFLIQIGTNLVNDAVDFKKGADTEKRIGPQRITQAGILSANQVMALGSLCFALAILCGIPLVMKGGWVIVAIGLASVLMGYAYTAGPFPLAYLGLGDLFVILFFGLLAVMGIVFLNTGSWLSEAFVLGLQIGLHATVLIAINNLRDAKGDVLVNKRTLAVRFGEKFSRCEIAALCFLPFVLNIYWWTEGYKIPAITSMFALPLAIKVTKNVFNTEPGPVYNKFLGQAAGLHMVFGLLLAIGFAL; encoded by the coding sequence ATGACTTCTGCGACTCAAATTAAAAGTATTCTCCTCGCTTTTCGTCCCAAAACATTAACAGCGGCTCTGGTGCCTTGTGTGGCAGGAACCGCTCTGGTCAAAGCCATCGGTCTTTCTTGGGACGGATGGGTTTTGTTCTACGCTTTGATGGCGTCCTTTCTGATTCAGATCGGAACGAACTTGGTGAACGACGCTGTTGATTTTAAAAAAGGCGCTGACACCGAAAAGCGCATCGGTCCCCAGCGCATCACGCAAGCGGGAATTCTTTCTGCAAATCAGGTCATGGCTTTAGGCTCTCTCTGTTTTGCTCTTGCCATTCTTTGCGGAATTCCGCTGGTGATGAAAGGCGGATGGGTGATCGTTGCTATCGGCTTGGCGTCCGTGTTGATGGGATATGCTTATACGGCGGGCCCGTTTCCTTTGGCTTATCTCGGTTTGGGCGATCTGTTCGTGATTTTGTTCTTCGGGCTTCTTGCGGTGATGGGTATTGTTTTCTTGAACACCGGATCCTGGCTTTCAGAGGCGTTTGTCCTTGGTTTGCAAATCGGCTTGCATGCGACAGTCCTTATTGCCATCAACAACTTGCGCGACGCTAAAGGCGACGTGCTTGTGAACAAAAGAACTCTTGCCGTTCGTTTTGGCGAAAAGTTTTCCCGCTGTGAAATTGCGGCCCTTTGTTTCTTGCCATTTGTACTGAATATTTACTGGTGGACGGAAGGCTATAAAATTCCGGCAATCACTTCGATGTTTGCGTTACCTCTGGCGATTAAAGTCACAAAAAATGTTTTCAATACCGAGCCGGGACCGGTTTATAATAAGTTCCTGGGACAAGCAGCCGGTCTGCACATGGTCTTTGGACTTCTTCTTGCGATAGGATTTGCTCTTTAA
- a CDS encoding AMP-binding protein has translation MASTQNAITLSSQDNEILLNPRWPREDYESLWQLAKSQQEERNLQGHVWIATSGSTADSKSSIKLVALSKEALVQSAQSVNFHLQSHAGDVWTQVLPHFHVGGLGIAVRASLSGAKVVPALKEERWNAEHFYKTLIAEKCTLSALVPTQVYDLVVHGFKAPATMRAIVVGGGAFEPELYKKARSLGWPVLPSYGMTETASQIATASLQSLSQEDFPEMTLLSHADARKNLQGFLEVTANSLFTCYAQNGDHGGHSWDPKKNGWFQTEDKGDVINRGLHILGRSKDYIKIGGEGTNLARLRAVLENEAILLNPHWSGKVVLLDMPSDRLGSEIHLVSLLSESETQHVVELFDRKVLPFEKVRKIYYINEIPRSDLGKVLWGELRRVLC, from the coding sequence GTGGCATCAACTCAAAATGCGATAACTCTAAGCTCTCAGGATAACGAAATTCTTCTGAATCCGCGCTGGCCGCGTGAAGACTATGAAAGTTTGTGGCAGCTAGCGAAGTCGCAGCAAGAAGAACGAAATCTGCAAGGTCATGTGTGGATTGCAACATCGGGTTCGACAGCGGACTCGAAGTCTTCGATTAAACTTGTGGCGTTGAGTAAAGAAGCCCTTGTGCAGTCCGCTCAATCTGTAAACTTCCATTTACAAAGCCACGCTGGTGATGTTTGGACCCAAGTTCTTCCGCACTTTCATGTTGGAGGACTCGGAATTGCCGTGCGCGCTTCTTTGTCTGGCGCAAAGGTTGTTCCTGCATTGAAAGAAGAGCGTTGGAACGCTGAACATTTTTATAAAACTCTTATCGCGGAGAAGTGCACCCTTTCGGCTTTAGTTCCCACGCAAGTGTATGATCTTGTTGTGCATGGTTTTAAAGCGCCGGCAACAATGCGAGCGATTGTGGTTGGTGGTGGCGCTTTCGAGCCGGAGCTTTATAAAAAAGCGCGCTCACTTGGCTGGCCGGTTCTTCCCAGTTACGGAATGACGGAAACGGCTTCGCAAATCGCAACCGCGTCTTTGCAGTCTCTTTCACAAGAGGACTTTCCAGAAATGACTTTGCTTTCCCACGCAGACGCCAGAAAAAACCTGCAAGGTTTTTTGGAAGTCACTGCGAATTCTCTGTTCACGTGTTATGCGCAAAACGGAGATCATGGCGGGCATTCCTGGGACCCTAAAAAGAACGGCTGGTTCCAAACCGAAGACAAAGGCGACGTTATCAATCGTGGTCTGCATATTTTAGGTCGCAGTAAGGACTATATAAAGATCGGCGGTGAGGGAACAAACCTCGCTCGATTACGCGCAGTTTTGGAAAACGAAGCCATTCTGCTGAATCCCCATTGGTCTGGAAAAGTGGTCTTGCTCGATATGCCCTCTGACAGATTGGGAAGCGAAATACATCTTGTGAGCCTTTTGTCAGAGAGTGAAACCCAGCATGTAGTAGAGCTTTTCGACAGGAAGGTGCTTCCTTTCGAAAAAGTGCGTAAAATTTATTATATAAATGAGATCCCCCGAAGTGACCTTGGTAAAGTTTTGTGGGGAGAGTTGCGGAGAGTATTATGTTGA
- a CDS encoding (2Fe-2S) ferredoxin domain-containing protein has protein sequence MLKAEETPWSQGIVLICTKCHKSISSSSLKEEGNSGENLKTFLKKSLKETGDLSKVRVVTTSCLDVCIDDYQAVTYAPVEGETQTFTVHPEKDREELLNFIRDEIND, from the coding sequence ATGTTGAAAGCAGAAGAAACACCTTGGTCTCAGGGAATTGTGTTGATCTGTACGAAATGTCATAAGTCTATTAGCTCATCTTCTTTAAAAGAAGAGGGGAACAGCGGTGAGAACTTAAAAACTTTTTTGAAGAAGAGCCTGAAAGAAACGGGGGATCTCTCTAAAGTTCGTGTGGTGACGACCAGTTGCCTTGACGTCTGTATTGATGATTATCAAGCCGTGACTTACGCGCCGGTGGAAGGTGAAACTCAAACCTTCACGGTCCATCCAGAGAAGGACCGTGAAGAGTTGCTAAATTTTATTCGCGATGAGATTAACGATTAG